One genomic window of Choristoneura fumiferana chromosome 14, NRCan_CFum_1, whole genome shotgun sequence includes the following:
- the LOC141434903 gene encoding LOW QUALITY PROTEIN: alpha-N-acetylgalactosaminidase-like (The sequence of the model RefSeq protein was modified relative to this genomic sequence to represent the inferred CDS: inserted 1 base in 1 codon), whose amino-acid sequence MFLIFQMYVLLLVLVVVSPTMTLDNGLALTPPMGWLTWQRYRCKVDCKTYPDDCISERLIRRTADIMAEEGYLEAGYNYIAIDDCWLEKQRSPDGKLVADRDRFPHGMKQLAKYVHHSGLKFGIYEDYGNTTCAXVPGVMGHEQTDVDTLLGWDVDYIKLDGCAATPDDMKTGYPEFGKMLNASGRPVLYSCSWPAYLEDASIMPDYGAIAEHCNLWRNWDDIDDSWASVSKIMNWFGDNQQRIQQYAGPGHWNDPDMLVIGNYGLSLDQARAQMAVWAVLAAPLLMSADLARMRPEFKEILLNRDIIAVNQDSLGKQGLRVSMKTFV is encoded by the exons ATGTTCCTAATATTCCAGATGTACGTACTTCTTCTGGTGTTGGTGGTGGTATCCCCAACTATGACGCTGGACAATGGACTGGCGCTGACGCCGCCAATGGGCTGGCTCACTTGGCAACGGTATCGCTGCAAAGTCGACTGCAAGACATATCCTGATGATTGCATAAG TGAACGGTTAATAAGGCGAACCGCAGACATCATGGCCGAGGAAGGTTACCTCGAAGCTGGCTACAACTACATCGCCATCGACGACTGCTGGTTGGAGAAGCAGCGCAGTCCTGATGGCAAGCTGGTGGCTGATCGCGACCGCTTTCCTCATGGCATGAAACAACTTGCGAAATAT GTACACCACAGTGGTTTGAAGTTTGGCATATACGAAGACTATGGCAACACCACTTGTG CTGTACCGGGAGTCATGGGTCACGAGCAGACAGATGTGGACACCCTACTTGGCTGGGATGTTGACTATATCAAGCTGGATGGCTGTGCTGCCACTCCTGACGATATGAAGACAG GGTATCCTGAATTTGGCAAGATGTTGAACGCCTCTGGTCGTCCCGTGCTCTACTCCTGCAGTTGGCCGGCTTATCTTGAGGATGCGAGCATAATG CCAGACTACGGTGCCATTGCTGAGCACTGCAACTTGTGGCGCAATTGGGACGACATCGATGACTCCTGGGCCTCGGTGTCGAAGATCATGAACTGGTTTGGAGACAATCAGCAGAGAATACAGCAGTACGCGGGTCCTGGTCATTGGAATGATCCTGACATG ctagTGATCGGCAATTACGGCCTGTCGTTAGACCAGGCGCGCGCGCAGATGGCGGTGTGGGCGGTGCTGGCTGCGCCGTTGCTGATGAGTGCGGACCTCGCCCGCATGAGGCCCGAGTTCAAGGAGATCCTGCTCAATAGAGACATCATTGCTGTCAACCAGGATAGCTTGGGAAAACAGGGGCTGCGGGTTTCTATGAAG ACGTTTGtgtga